One part of the Bdellovibrio sp. KM01 genome encodes these proteins:
- a CDS encoding ABC transporter substrate-binding protein, with protein sequence MKHIFLLFFFFLMHSQTVLAEDKTEIRAAIPEGLAPPLVFANRGKYEGLVVDYVNALAEAMDRKASFSMVTHYRLNSYLLKGKLDILCYTSTVWDDAVGKHDFSKTLFIKREIILGPAPMPKKVSGLEGKTIGTILQYVYPSLDPYFESGKIKRDDNVSEEGNLKKLMSGRIQYVVTDQIFIDYFRMDNPNITKDREELFLRDYPIVCSVSRKGRVKKADLDKAINEIKTSGKLKAIFRKYGSSYID encoded by the coding sequence ATGAAACATATTTTCCTGTTGTTTTTTTTCTTTCTGATGCACTCACAGACAGTGCTAGCGGAAGATAAGACTGAAATTCGTGCGGCAATTCCGGAGGGACTTGCTCCTCCTTTGGTATTTGCAAATAGAGGAAAGTACGAAGGTCTTGTTGTCGATTATGTCAACGCCTTGGCCGAGGCCATGGACCGCAAAGCAAGTTTTAGTATGGTGACTCACTATCGACTTAATAGCTATTTGCTCAAGGGCAAATTAGATATCCTCTGCTATACAAGCACAGTGTGGGATGATGCCGTTGGTAAGCATGATTTTTCAAAAACGCTTTTTATTAAAAGAGAAATTATCTTAGGCCCCGCACCAATGCCGAAAAAAGTAAGTGGTTTAGAGGGCAAAACCATCGGAACGATCCTGCAATATGTCTATCCCTCCCTGGACCCTTATTTTGAATCCGGTAAAATCAAACGTGACGACAACGTATCTGAAGAAGGCAATCTAAAGAAGCTTATGAGTGGGCGTATCCAGTACGTCGTTACGGATCAAATATTTATCGATTATTTCCGCATGGATAATCCCAACATCACTAAGGACAGAGAAGAGCTTTTCCTGCGCGATTACCCTATAGTCTGCTCTGTCAGTCGAAAAGGTCGTGTAAAAAAAGCAGATTTGGACAAAGCCATCAACGAAATCAAAACTTCGGGCAAATTGAAGGCCATATTTCGAAAATACGGCAGCTCCTACATCGACTAA
- a CDS encoding JmjC domain-containing protein encodes MKKIGLADLIAPISIQEFFSSNWPLEPLFLQPTPGKLQTIFDLPQLQDLELLIAARQRKVRACLPDFDDEYSSIHLEPSDALKAYRNNMTLVFDSMQSQDATIAASLKQIRQDLGLVTGGEENDLCKARSIAYATPAGCGTRLHFDANANFVIQIQGTKTWRLAPNESVDFPTERFTTGSLEMPAALEKQCHAHLIEELPDDSMTCVMKPGCVLFVPRGYWHETTTEEDSLSLNFTFSQPTWADVFTKSLQEVLLRSPEWRELADGLEGTDTARKEQAIERFEFLVKNLTEELPGISGAALLTEGGLI; translated from the coding sequence ATGAAAAAAATCGGCCTGGCAGATCTTATAGCTCCTATTAGTATTCAAGAATTCTTTAGCTCCAACTGGCCCCTGGAGCCTTTGTTCCTTCAACCCACTCCCGGCAAGCTTCAAACCATCTTTGATCTGCCGCAATTGCAAGATCTGGAACTGTTAATCGCGGCCCGCCAACGCAAAGTTCGTGCGTGCCTGCCGGATTTTGATGACGAATACAGTTCGATTCACTTGGAGCCCTCCGACGCTTTAAAGGCTTATCGCAACAATATGACCCTGGTTTTTGATTCCATGCAAAGTCAGGATGCGACCATTGCCGCTTCGTTAAAACAAATCCGCCAGGATTTGGGATTGGTCACGGGCGGAGAGGAAAATGATCTGTGCAAAGCGCGCTCGATCGCCTATGCAACACCAGCAGGTTGTGGAACTCGTCTGCATTTCGATGCCAATGCCAATTTCGTGATTCAAATTCAGGGCACAAAAACTTGGCGTTTGGCTCCGAATGAATCCGTCGATTTCCCTACCGAGCGCTTCACCACGGGTTCCTTGGAAATGCCTGCGGCCCTTGAAAAGCAATGTCACGCCCATCTGATTGAAGAGTTACCGGATGACAGCATGACTTGTGTCATGAAACCCGGCTGCGTTTTATTCGTTCCGCGCGGTTACTGGCACGAAACCACAACCGAAGAGGACTCTTTGTCTTTGAATTTTACTTTCAGCCAACCGACCTGGGCTGATGTATTTACTAAATCCCTGCAAGAGGTATTGTTGCGCTCTCCTGAATGGCGTGAGCTCGCAGACGGCTTAGAAGGCACCGATACCGCTCGCAAAGAGCAAGCCATCGAACGCTTTGAATTCTTGGTAAAAAATCTGACGGAAGAGCTGCCCGGGATTTCTGGAGCCGCGCTGCTAACTGAGGGCGGGTTAATCTAA
- a CDS encoding gamma-glutamylcyclotransferase, protein MDAHYGKVMQARDQIKDNGSRLYFAYSGVLDREAFEVWLEEHSYQFFNLPEGQVAEAKGVDLIFDFPSRWWGGRVAGLVEKEGSSVFGRLFEIPAKEWPIVQHKEGVVTGMSVETTLRVSVNGQEFEATAFVTSPNRRSLEGPVSERYVEALVRGARASGLPEEYIASLPGKAR, encoded by the coding sequence ATGGACGCCCACTACGGCAAAGTGATGCAAGCAAGAGATCAAATTAAAGATAACGGTAGCAGACTGTATTTTGCCTATTCGGGAGTATTGGATCGCGAAGCTTTTGAAGTTTGGCTGGAAGAACACAGCTATCAGTTTTTCAACCTACCTGAAGGCCAAGTGGCCGAAGCGAAGGGTGTCGATTTGATTTTTGACTTTCCCTCGCGCTGGTGGGGAGGGCGAGTTGCTGGCTTGGTCGAAAAAGAAGGCTCTTCTGTTTTTGGAAGGCTTTTTGAAATTCCCGCGAAAGAATGGCCTATTGTTCAACACAAAGAAGGTGTTGTGACGGGGATGTCCGTGGAAACGACTTTGCGGGTTTCAGTTAATGGGCAAGAGTTTGAAGCAACGGCCTTTGTCACTTCGCCAAATCGACGCAGTCTTGAGGGACCTGTTAGTGAACGCTATGTGGAAGCATTGGTGCGAGGCGCACGAGCTTCGGGATTGCCCGAAGAATACATAGCTTCATTACCTGGTAAAGCTCGATAA
- a CDS encoding glutathione peroxidase, which produces MNSIYDFSLKNINGIHTNLGEYKGKVLLVVNVASQCGLTPQYEAMEKVFQKYQSQNFVVLGFPANEFEGQEPGTNTEIQEFCRANFGVKFPMFEKIVVKGEGQHPLYKFLTETEPNARKKAGEDFEEVLKGYGIHRENKNDILWNFEKFLIGRDGKIIDRFAPNVTPDDPMLIEAIENALK; this is translated from the coding sequence ATGAATTCTATCTATGATTTTTCGTTAAAAAATATCAACGGTATCCATACCAATCTGGGCGAATACAAAGGCAAAGTTTTGTTAGTGGTAAACGTGGCTTCTCAATGCGGCCTCACACCTCAGTATGAGGCTATGGAAAAAGTTTTTCAAAAATATCAATCACAAAACTTTGTGGTTCTGGGTTTTCCAGCGAACGAATTCGAAGGGCAAGAGCCCGGCACAAACACCGAGATTCAAGAATTCTGTCGTGCCAACTTCGGCGTCAAATTTCCGATGTTTGAAAAGATCGTGGTAAAAGGCGAAGGTCAGCACCCGCTTTATAAATTTCTGACGGAGACCGAGCCCAATGCTCGTAAGAAAGCTGGCGAAGACTTTGAAGAAGTTCTTAAAGGTTACGGCATTCACCGGGAAAACAAAAACGACATCCTGTGGAATTTTGAAAAGTTCTTGATCGGTCGTGACGGCAAAATCATCGACCGCTTTGCACCCAATGTAACCCCTGATGATCCGATGCTGATCGAAGCGATCGAAAACGCACTTAAATAA
- a CDS encoding transporter substrate-binding domain-containing protein, translating to MALNESEPLYMRDSANRRDTGVSVEFLDELVKRTHCKFTSSPLNRSRLLIELKAHRVDLVVMTVKNPTFDRAAKSIKIESIPREMLISSSLKNKIKSIEGAINDPSIRFLVLPAVTIYFTPEETEKLQREQRFVTAPTIQNTFQLLKRTKNLAVIHTDFVNQYFQNTLDMKSDFIRIADQSKNYDIVIYYRSSIRSEDLAAITQAVNEVVADGTWKKIKDKYANFKNTL from the coding sequence GTGGCGTTAAATGAATCAGAACCTCTGTATATGCGCGATAGCGCGAACCGACGGGACACTGGGGTCAGTGTCGAATTCCTTGATGAACTGGTTAAACGAACACATTGCAAATTTACGTCAAGCCCGTTAAACCGCTCCCGACTGCTGATAGAGCTAAAAGCACATCGTGTGGATTTGGTGGTTATGACCGTAAAAAATCCCACCTTTGATCGAGCAGCCAAGTCCATAAAAATTGAGTCAATACCCAGAGAAATGCTGATCTCTTCTTCTCTTAAGAATAAAATTAAGAGTATTGAAGGGGCCATCAATGATCCCTCTATCCGCTTTCTTGTACTTCCCGCCGTGACAATCTACTTTACGCCAGAAGAAACTGAAAAACTGCAACGCGAGCAGCGATTTGTAACGGCCCCCACCATTCAAAACACTTTCCAACTTTTGAAACGGACAAAGAACTTGGCGGTGATACATACCGATTTCGTAAATCAATACTTTCAAAATACGTTGGATATGAAATCAGACTTCATACGCATTGCGGATCAATCAAAAAATTATGACATCGTCATTTACTACCGTTCCAGCATAAGGTCTGAAGACCTTGCCGCCATCACTCAGGCCGTGAATGAAGTCGTTGCCGATGGCACCTGGAAAAAGATCAAAGACAAGTACGCTAACTTTAAAAATACTTTATAA